Genomic segment of Zingiber officinale cultivar Zhangliang chromosome 11B, Zo_v1.1, whole genome shotgun sequence:
ACTCTATTGAGTCTCACCAATCGGCAATCGGCAATCGGCAATCGGCAATCGGCGATGATGCTGGGAGGAGGCTGATGAACGGATCGAGCGATGAGGAGGAAAGAGCTCCTTTTGGTTCTGAAATTGATTGGCGGGGAAGGGAAGCAAACGATGGCGGTGGGGAGGAGCAAGTCACCGTCGTCACGGCAACACGAGAGCCGTAGCAGTTTCACCGTCAAACTTGTTCGCTCCGTCTAATCCTATCCTGTTAAAGGACCCAtctcattttcttaaaatattattattattattattattaatataaaaaattacgTTTCCAGCTTCATAACATGCACCTTTTCTATGTTCATGAAACttataatattttctaatttcaatcattttttttttaaaaattaaaatttttcaataaaaaatatCCAATTTACAattgaaatataaaaaaatacataattcataaaaatcaaaacctccaaattcaatttacaacttaatattttttattgaaaaattataattttgaaagaaaaaaagattaaaattaaaaaatattataagttaTCGGATTAAAGATATAAATTGACTTAtaacataattaaaattgaaaaacgTACAAGTTATAtgattgaaaatataattttctcttaTTAGTAGGTAGAAATAGATACATCAAACTTGGgttatatttctttccttttttccttaGTAATTGCAGTTGGATTATGATTAAAATTTcatcataattaattatgattggGTTCATATTCTCATCTAGATTATAATTTAAGTTGAGATATGTGGTTAAAGGTCGCCCTCCTCTCGGTATCCGATCGTCCAACCACTTGTCCATCATTGGTTATCTCCGGATAGTCTTTGCCCGCTTGTGCCTATTCAAATTGTAGTTATTACAATTTAAATTTGTTCAGTGagtaattatattataataattatgattttataattactgTAATATAATCTTGTTGAGTTCATATAAAATAATAGAATTTGGTGACATAATATTATTATGTCGAATAGTGTACACCCCTATTATTTTATAAAAGGAcgtaagtaataataataaatttttttttataaaattattaatttattagaAGTGCAACAGTTTGCTGTAAGCTATAAACAATGAAAATGttattattagttttttttttttgaaataaaaagctGTTGGCAATAAATGTAAACTTGAGAATTTTGTTGATAACGTTCGCCGCTGATTTCTGCAAGACTGCAACGACTGACCAAGACGTTACAATTAGGCAAATACCTGGTTCACTCAGCCGATGAGTTGGCAGACAACTGGCATCTTCTTCGACAATAATAATTCGCCCGCTAAATTCTCCCACCCTCCACCAATCTTACCTGCTTTATTATCAGGCGAAGTCCAGGTAGCGGAGCCGACCGGCGGGTACCGATCGGGTACGAAAGAAGAGGCATCTAATACCATCGCAGCCAGGTGTTTGCTGACGCGGAGGCTTCACCCACCCACTCATTCATTCCCTCCCCCCTCAATCATTGCTGTGGCGCCCGATGCCTAGTCGATAAAAGCCCTTCGTTCACCCCCAAACCCCACCCACCCGCCACGACACCCGCCGTATCGACAAAAGAGGAAACAACGAGAAGGGGGAGGAATTCTCAGAGAGATCAATAAGGAGCGAGGCAGCAAGCAACCTCTCTGTTTTGAGTTTTGACCCGAGAAATGGAAGCTTCTCGACAGCCGGAAGCAGCGTCGAAGCCATCGCCGATGATCGCAGCGAGAGGAGACGGCGAAGAAATCGAATCCCCCCAGCAGAGAAGGTAGCTTcccatctcctcctcctcctccttcatctTCGCTTCTCCACCAAATCGGTATgtgcccctttttttttttattgagagAAATTTATATCTAGGAGTCGATCTGAATACATGGTTGTGTTTCTAGGGAGAAATTTTGATTCTAGATCCGTTTTCTTCGTCATGTCGACTACGTTGATTAGTAGCGGGGCTGAAGCCACcgtggtggcggcggcggcggcggccgcaGTGGAGGTGGAGTTCGCGTCGTGCGACTGCTGCGGCCTCACGGAGGAGTGCACGCCGGCGTATATCGCGGTTGTGCGGGAGCGGCATGTTGGGAGGTGGATCTGCGGCCTCTGCGCGGAGGCCGTGCAGGACGAGATCCGCCGCTCGGAACTCATGATCTCCACGGAAGAGGCCATGGGCCGGCACGCCACCTTCTGCCGGAGCTTCAGGTCCGCCGAGGAGCCGGCGGTGGACCCGGCGGAGCAGCTGATCGCGGCCGTCAAACATCTCCTCCGGCGGAGCCTCGAGTCGCCGCGGGCGGTGCGGTCGACGCCGAGCAGCCCGCGGACCGGCGGTGGCCTTAGGCCCCGGTCCAACCTGGTCCGTACAGGGAGCGGCTTTCCGGAGCTGCTTGGTTGAGACTGAAACACAAACGTTGTCGAAATCACATGGAGGCCAAACAGACGACCGTGAATAACAAGACAAAGAAGGAAAAATTCCCAAATTGCAACGAAGAGCCTATCAACAAATCAGTTTCATGATCCGGAGAATAGCATTTTAGGCCAAAATTCTAGGtaatttttccacttcaattatGCTCAACTGTAAATGTTAGTGTTTAAAAGGaaaggattaaaaaaaaaaaaactctctttGGAGCTCGAATGATGGCTTCTGATTATTATTCTATAACACTACACGGATACATATCTTCATTCGTGCTTCAGAATATTCTCTCATTACGACAGATTAATTAAAATAGTCTAATTTATGACTCATCAGTTAATCAGCATCCTGGTCGAAGTTATTATTCATTCTCCACCAGTCGTCCTTGGATAGGTCTTCATGACAAGTGATGGATGGAAGTGGAGATTAATTGCTGGAATTTGTCATTAATGCCATGATTCCATGACTCCTTGTTTTTTTTAGATAATTCAAGTTGCAGCTGAACTGATTAATCTGGAGGTGGTTGACCGAAGTGATCGGTCCAGATTAATCAGTTGGATACTTCGAAATTTTTTTGATAAGGTCCTCTACGACGCCTTCTTAGGAAGAAATGAGGAAGCAGAATAGTCGCATCATCTGTTCAGCTGTAATTGTTATGTAATAGTTTTTTGTGGCGTTCCTTATGTTTTTGTTAGTTTACATTAAGTATTATTCATAAATTCTGGATACGATTGTGTGATTTCATAGAAATTTTTCAGAAGTACTTGAGTAAATTAGAAAGTACTTATGAAGACTCATTCAGACGATCAACATTATTAGACTCATTTTTCTTTAGAAGAAATTACATGTACCGCAGTTGAACTTCGAACTTTAAATCCTTCAGTTATTCTTTGGAGGTGATAATTATTACATCATTACCTTGGGGagatgtattaatatttttttatacttGAATAAAAGGTGAGGATGCAAAAGACATGTCCTTTCTTAGACAATGATTCAAATATTATGAAATATCGGTCAATACCGTATCTTCCTAACATAAAACTTTTTCTCTCAAAGTTAAACTAAAGTGTTGTTAATTTGTATAATGTTATGCTGCATGaacaatacacaaatattcaatcGTTGAGTTTGAATAAATCTAAGGCATTTAGAGTTATTTTCAAATGTGCAACTTgggaaaaaatattattaatgaaTTTATTGTATCCTGGAGGAATATTTATTTAGTCCGAGTGCATCATCGTGCAGtagaagtaaatatttttttaaggaaaGCAAGTGTACGTGTGCCTTGAGTTCGTTCTTTAATTTATTGAAAGATTTAAGGAGTTCCTCGATGACTGTAGTTCCATAAGAAGagcataattaaaaaataaaatcttgtaataattgataGCAATAATAATAGTTTCCTGATAGAAGTAAAATTGTTCGAGATTTACTACCAATCTCGCCATTGCGGCCGTTGCCACGGTCTCCTGGTCAAGTCCCTCACACGACTGTAAATCTATTTGTGTTTTTTCTTCCTCTGATCTCATTTGAGACCTTTATATCACCTGCAAGGATTGTAATTAGAAACAATTGATCGAAACTCTCTATAATATTTCctcgtttttttttctttgcaggATGAAGGTATTATGTCAATACAAAGTCGACTTAGTCTTTTCCTTTGGTaggccttcttttttttttttgggtacaGTGATCATATATAGATAGTGATGGTATCATATACATTGACATTCTGGTAGTATCTGTGAATTAACTTGTTCGACAATCCACGATCAAAATGAGAGAAGCACATGCACAGGGGCAGAAGAACCGGTCAAGAAAGCCTTTTGGAATTGCTTTTCTCTGCCACTCCCTTCTTGCGTCGCACCAGGGACATCCAGGAATTAGAGGTGCGCTGCACATTGGGAGGAAAAGAAAGTAAGAGACAAAAAAACGCATTAATTCCGGTTGGTGCCAAATTTCAAACTATAAAAATACTTatataagtttttttttggaCTGGACTAGAGTTCATGACAGTCCTATTTTAGATGCCTCACACCCACAGTTCCCTCCTCTCTTGCTCTGCCAAGCCACTCGATACATGCAGCTCGTACAAGTTCCCAATTCACAAATATCAGGCTTGACAATTAGATTTTATGTTGGTTGTTTAGACATTAATGTCAACCCTTTTCTTATGCGTTCCGGCTATTAATTAAAACTGtctcaaaataattaaatatgacaCTTATATACTCCAAACTTaattgcaaaaaataaaaaaaaaataaaaaatacctgaatataaaaaatataaagattattaaaaatagtaaaaatgaTGTGGAGCCTTTAAAAAGGTCCTAGATGCTGTATTTTGGATCTGCGATTTTGCAAGTTATGGATTCCACCCGGTAATAAATCTAGGTCTTTGAATGAGTTTCGATTCAAGTCAAACAATGTCTCGTTCTGAtacctgagtcaaaagttatgtcattcaaatattttattagtgTAATTGTCctcagatcaaggttgaccagtttgattaagctcggattggcttgagcttgaatttctatgtttgacaatgtGCGAGAGAGAAGTCTAGTAGGTAAAGGAAGGACCAGATACTTGTCTGAAaaattctaactggaggttagacaacaagaagtcttaactagaggttaTGCAATGAAAAGTCCTTATGAGAACTAGATAATGGAAGTCCTAACGGGCCTAAGCAGTGAACACTTAGTTGGGAATTAGACAGTGGAAGTTTTAGCAGGGCTAAGTAGTGAAGACCTAGTTGAAGACTAGATAATGGAAGCCCTAGCAGAGTTAGATGGTGAAAACCTAATTGGGAactaggcagtggaaagtcctagcggaactaggcaatgaaagtcctagcAGTGCTAGGCAGTGGAAGACCTAGTTGAAAACTTAACCAAGGAAAGTTGTCaagagaaagtctaagtgggtcaagggttgaccaaacacttggtgaagaagccctaataggtcaaaattgaccgaatgctaggcaacGAAAAGTTCTAATGAGtaatggttgactggatgttgggcaaAAGAACGCGAAACTTTGATTCCAGGTATtaggattgggcaatcgattaggaCAATTGATTGAGAGGTTGATTCGTGAAAAATAGAAAGCGCTGAATCGATTAGGCAGATTGCCTAATCAATTGGCAACTGTTTTAATTGATTAAGCCAATTGCCTTAATCAATTGGGGGTTGTTTTCGTGAAACATAAAAAGGTGCTGAATTGATTAGGCTAATCAATTCAACATAACCCAATCGATTAGGGTAGTCGATTTGGAGCTTTGTCGTAATAACATAGAAGGTGTTGGGATCGATTGGACAATTGATTAAGGTCAAACCAATCGATTAAGATAATCGATTGAGGGCCTTTTTGCGATAGCATAGAAACTCCTggaatcgattggggcaatcaatTAAAGGCTTCATAATCAATTGAAATgattcaccaatcgattagaCGTTTAAAAAAGAGCAATTCTATAGATTTTTGAATGATCGTCTGACATGACAATTGATTAAGGGTAAGCCTAATCGGTTAGGAGATGTTTTCCAGCCTCAGAGAAACCCTAGAAAGGGGAGTTTCATGAGGTGTTCGAGCCACCGATTCTTGGTGATTCTAGAGTGAAGTATTGTTGTATTTTTGAGTCAACAAGAGATATTTAtgagcaacaagagatcaagagcaagGTGTTTATTGTagctatattttattttcttgttcttgttgtattctcgtgttatttttttatattctcaTGTTTGaacttgtacaaggtttctccaccttcgaaaaggaggttttcatagtgtatCCATGAGAGTGAGAAGCAGGactttggattagtcatctcaaggaggcGGAGATCAAGTAAATCGAAGATGTTAGCATTATGGAGTCTTCACTTCATGTTTCCTCTACAAATCATCTTTAAAGAAATGAATGAAGCTATCCCCTCCCCTAGCTCTCTACATGTCCTAACATGTGGTATTAGAACAAGGTCTCTcatgagctagaggaagaagaagaagttgaaagttGAAGCCCGAAATTTTAACAAGTCAAAAACTCATCATCAAGGAGATTTTTGAGATGAATTTGGATATGACTTAAAGCACCTCCACCATTTGAAATGGGAAGCTTCGATCTTTGAAAGTCAAGGGTCGAAAGTTTCTTCATGATTgacatagagcaatgatttgctctaatagaGGGATTTCAAGTTCCAACAGATAGCAAACGAAAGCTCctcaagaaaaagaaattgatCGAGGATCAAATCAAGAGATGTGAGGCTAATCACAAGGTAATCAAATTGTTGGTTAAGTTATTAccaagcaacatcttggcaaaattggagaatatcaagatgccaagGAGTTATGGATCAAGTTGGCAAAGCTTCATGGACATCCAACCTCAATGCAAAATGAAGCCAAATCCAAAGAGGTAAACTTATTTGATCAAGAACAAGAGGTTTTAGAGGTTGAAAGATACTCAATATCTGAGGATAAGGATGAAGAAGAATCCACCTCAAGTATTGAGGGGGAGAGTTCATTGATACCGGGACAAGGAGAACCCTCAATTTCCGAAGCCAATGCGGAAGAAGAGTGTGCCACCGATACAAATTGTGAAGGTATATCAATTTCAATTAACAAAACACCCAAGGTGAAGGAAAAATCAAAGAAGGTCGACCTCATGATACGAAAGGGTaagaagcacattgtgtgcttctcttacaATCAAAAGAGACATTATTGGAATCAATGTCTAAAGGGAAGGAATCTGACCGATaacaaaggaggaagctcaagtcaaggggagcATCCAAGGGAAAAactaaggtaccattagttaataGTATTTATttaagtcatgataaaatgcaagCTAGAAATAACTTTTATGATTTTAGAGCATGTTatgatgaaaataataatcatgatAATCCTAAGAAAATTATAGGTCATATCATGCTAGAACAACTTttcctaaggataggaaggtagaaaacaTTTTAGGCAAGAACTGTAGGCAAGTTAAATATATGCCTAAGAAGAAAAATATCCAAGACATTCATGAAAAATCCAAATTTGAGGGTTTAAGgattgaaaatcaagtcttgaggtcaagacttaagaAATTGAAAAGGACCCTAAAGAAAATAGCTAATAATATCAAAGGTTAAAGAAGCAAAATCTAGGTCAAAAGAGGCAAGAGTCATCTATGGATAAGAAGGGTTTGGGGGTACAAATCTAAGTTCAAGGACAACTTGTCCTCATATC
This window contains:
- the LOC122035077 gene encoding uncharacterized protein LOC122035077; the protein is MSTTLISSGAEATVVAAAAAAAVEVEFASCDCCGLTEECTPAYIAVVRERHVGRWICGLCAEAVQDEIRRSELMISTEEAMGRHATFCRSFRSAEEPAVDPAEQLIAAVKHLLRRSLESPRAVRSTPSSPRTGGGLRPRSNLVRTGSGFPELLG